In Brevibacillus brevis, a genomic segment contains:
- a CDS encoding M20 family metallopeptidase, translating to MNDQQFVTDLIEQKRQNFIDISDQIWEYSETKYEEVQSAALLCQALEEEGFHVERKAGGIETALVGSYGEGKPVIAFLGEFDALSGLSQKAGVPEKDPLVHGGNGHGCGHNLLGAGSLAAAVAVRHYLEQTGQKGTVRYYGCPAEEGGGGKAHMARAGLFDDVDIAFTWHPWDENLAYNCRMLATCQMYFKFKGVSSHASFSPHMGRSALDAVELMNVGANFLREHIIPEARLHYAITNAGGFAPNVVQAEAEVLYKIRAPRSHQVSEILDRVCDIARGAALMTQTEVEMQFDAASADLIPNITLGSLMHKHFEQIGAESYTEEERAFAKAIQDTLSEEEKKTIRKQNGKVLSENVNPYSVEPGFIPASTDVGDVSWIVPTGQIYVTTCAFGTPFHSWQLVTQGKTSIAHKGMLLAGKVMAASAIDLMKHPELIKKAKAEHKEQLGGEEYRSLIPLGTKPMPVKKG from the coding sequence ATGAACGATCAGCAATTCGTAACCGATTTGATCGAGCAAAAAAGACAGAACTTCATCGACATCAGCGACCAAATTTGGGAGTACAGCGAGACCAAATACGAGGAAGTGCAGTCTGCGGCGCTACTTTGCCAAGCGCTGGAGGAAGAAGGCTTTCATGTAGAGCGGAAGGCAGGCGGGATTGAAACTGCACTAGTCGGGAGCTACGGCGAAGGAAAGCCGGTCATCGCATTCTTGGGAGAGTTCGACGCCTTGTCTGGACTGAGCCAGAAGGCGGGCGTGCCAGAGAAAGATCCGCTCGTCCACGGCGGGAACGGACATGGGTGTGGACACAATTTGCTGGGGGCCGGTTCCTTGGCTGCCGCGGTTGCGGTCCGGCACTACCTGGAGCAGACCGGTCAAAAGGGGACGGTACGGTATTACGGCTGCCCTGCCGAGGAAGGGGGCGGGGGGAAGGCGCACATGGCCCGGGCCGGATTGTTTGATGATGTGGACATCGCGTTTACCTGGCATCCATGGGATGAAAACCTGGCATACAACTGCCGGATGCTCGCTACTTGCCAGATGTATTTCAAATTCAAGGGAGTGAGCAGTCACGCTTCCTTCAGCCCGCATATGGGGCGGAGCGCACTGGATGCCGTGGAGCTGATGAACGTCGGGGCCAATTTTTTGAGAGAGCACATCATACCGGAAGCCAGACTTCACTATGCGATTACGAATGCGGGCGGTTTCGCGCCGAACGTCGTCCAGGCGGAGGCGGAGGTCTTGTACAAGATTCGTGCCCCCAGATCCCATCAGGTCAGCGAGATCTTGGATCGCGTCTGCGACATCGCCAGAGGCGCGGCGCTGATGACACAGACCGAGGTGGAAATGCAATTCGATGCGGCATCGGCCGACCTGATCCCCAATATTACGCTGGGCTCGCTCATGCATAAGCACTTCGAACAGATCGGCGCAGAGAGCTATACCGAGGAAGAGAGGGCTTTCGCCAAAGCTATTCAGGATACGCTCTCCGAGGAAGAAAAGAAAACGATCCGCAAACAAAACGGCAAAGTGCTTTCAGAAAACGTGAACCCGTATTCTGTGGAGCCGGGCTTCATCCCTGCTTCCACGGATGTCGGCGATGTGAGCTGGATCGTGCCGACGGGGCAAATTTACGTCACGACCTGCGCGTTCGGTACCCCGTTCCACAGCTGGCAGCTGGTGACGCAAGGGAAAACGTCCATTGCACACAAAGGGATGCTGCTGGCGGGGAAAGTAATGGCTGCTTCCGCTATCGATCTCATGAAACATCCCGAGTTGATCAAGAAAGCGAAGGCGGAGCACAAGGAACAGTTGGGGGGAGAAGAATACCGATCCCTGATCCCGCTTGGAACCAAGCCCATGCCGGTAAAAAAAGGATAA
- a CDS encoding sugar ABC transporter permease: MIQRKMTGYWYVLPCFLMILVFIYYPIVENIEYSLFEWSAFSPEMTFVGLSQYVQLFHDPIFYTALTNNIYYAIISLIFQVFGGLVLAAVLEDRVFRKISPVFRTVFFTPVIISITVIALLFDFIYHPQVGLLNGFLEAIGLESWTRAWAGDSTTAIFAAIAVSQWQSIGYIMMLFIVAIQKIPQELYEAAEIDGASKIQMFFHVTVPQVREMTFVTSTITLAGAFTVFNEVYILTGGGPGHASEVLGTYLYQSAFINDQMGYASTIANVILAITLLISLIQMKLSKTGEE, from the coding sequence ATGATCCAGCGGAAAATGACCGGTTATTGGTACGTTCTTCCATGTTTCCTGATGATTCTTGTCTTCATCTACTACCCCATCGTCGAAAACATCGAGTACAGCCTGTTCGAATGGAGTGCCTTTTCCCCGGAGATGACATTTGTCGGGCTCAGCCAATACGTGCAATTGTTCCACGACCCGATCTTTTACACGGCCCTGACCAACAACATATACTACGCGATCATCTCCCTGATCTTTCAAGTCTTCGGCGGCCTGGTTCTGGCGGCAGTACTCGAGGATAGGGTCTTTCGAAAAATCTCGCCCGTCTTCCGAACGGTTTTCTTTACGCCCGTCATCATTTCCATCACAGTCATCGCTCTCTTGTTCGACTTCATCTATCATCCGCAGGTCGGCCTTCTGAACGGCTTTTTGGAGGCGATCGGCCTGGAAAGCTGGACAAGAGCATGGGCAGGAGATTCCACGACGGCCATATTCGCGGCAATCGCGGTTTCACAATGGCAAAGCATCGGCTACATCATGATGCTGTTCATCGTCGCGATCCAAAAAATCCCGCAAGAGCTGTACGAGGCAGCCGAAATCGACGGTGCGAGCAAAATCCAGATGTTTTTCCACGTCACCGTACCGCAAGTCAGAGAGATGACGTTCGTTACCTCGACCATTACGCTTGCGGGCGCGTTTACGGTCTTCAACGAAGTCTACATATTGACCGGCGGCGGCCCGGGACATGCCTCCGAGGTACTGGGAACCTATCTGTATCAATCTGCTTTCATCAACGATCAAATGGGGTACGCGTCTACCATCGCCAATGTCATTCTGGCTATCACTCTCCTCATTTCCTTGATCCAGATGAAGCTGTCCAAAACCGGAGAGGAGTGA
- a CDS encoding PfkB family carbohydrate kinase, which produces MKLIAIGDNVVDYYKDRGEIFPGGNALNVAVMGKRYHAASSSYIGILGSDRAAEHVKQTLLRENIDISRIRQAVGPNGEAVVSLNPEGDRVFVGSNAGGVQAFMGLRLNQEDLDYISSHDLLHTSIYSNLEQYLPTLQERIPISFDFSTRWTEAYLQRVCPYIDYGFFSGSDLSEDECHQLISRAHHLGTKVVGITRGALGAIFSEEGKLYRQRIVETEVVDTLGAGDSFIAMFLIQYHQHRDVAEALELAAAAAAKTCGHYGAFGYGIPKVG; this is translated from the coding sequence ATGAAACTGATTGCGATTGGCGATAATGTGGTGGATTACTACAAGGACCGCGGAGAGATCTTTCCGGGAGGCAATGCCTTGAATGTGGCGGTGATGGGCAAACGGTACCATGCAGCCTCTTCCTCCTATATCGGGATCCTCGGCAGCGACCGGGCCGCCGAGCATGTCAAACAGACCCTGCTTCGCGAAAACATCGACATTTCGAGAATCAGGCAAGCCGTCGGGCCAAACGGAGAAGCGGTAGTATCGCTCAATCCGGAAGGGGACCGCGTGTTCGTCGGCTCCAATGCCGGCGGGGTGCAAGCGTTCATGGGACTGCGATTGAATCAGGAAGACCTTGACTACATAAGCTCCCATGATCTTTTGCACACCAGCATTTACAGCAATCTGGAGCAATACCTTCCCACATTGCAGGAGCGGATCCCCATCTCGTTTGACTTTTCTACCCGCTGGACAGAAGCGTATTTGCAGAGAGTCTGCCCCTACATCGACTACGGCTTCTTCTCGGGGAGCGACCTTTCGGAGGATGAGTGCCACCAGTTGATCTCCCGCGCGCATCACTTGGGAACGAAGGTCGTCGGGATTACCCGCGGAGCGCTGGGCGCGATTTTTTCCGAGGAAGGAAAGCTGTACCGCCAGCGCATCGTAGAAACCGAGGTCGTGGACACCCTGGGGGCAGGCGATTCCTTTATCGCCATGTTTCTGATCCAGTATCACCAACATCGAGATGTGGCCGAAGCGTTGGAGCTCGCCGCTGCGGCTGCAGCCAAGACCTGCGGACATTACGGAGCATTCGGATACGGGATACCCAAAGTGGGGTAA
- a CDS encoding carbohydrate ABC transporter permease produces the protein MDRELETVSERSATPFVPLTKKKRASRSSLAGTSSLFLVLLLYFVAIAYPLFWMVMSSLKESSEIFSDSWGLPTRWLFENYVTAWQQGISDYFLNSVIVTSVTCFLTVFLSALGAYGLTRFQFRGKQVILILILGGLMLSPQVSLIPLYKLIQNLGLFNTYWALIIPYVAYRLPFTILLIRAHFLTIPKEIEEAAYLDGCSSFGVFTRVFLPLSTPILLTSTLLTAYFSWNEFLFSIIFIDDNKLKTIPSGLMAFRDMLQTDWGVLLAGLTISALPIILLFLFMQKYFVRGLTTGGIKG, from the coding sequence ATGGACAGAGAATTGGAGACGGTTTCAGAGCGAAGCGCCACTCCCTTCGTGCCTCTCACCAAAAAGAAAAGAGCTTCTCGCTCTTCACTGGCGGGCACCTCTAGTCTGTTTCTTGTTCTGCTTTTGTATTTCGTCGCCATCGCCTATCCCCTCTTCTGGATGGTGATGAGCTCGCTCAAGGAATCCTCGGAAATCTTCAGCGATAGCTGGGGCCTGCCGACTCGCTGGCTGTTCGAAAATTACGTGACGGCCTGGCAGCAAGGCATTTCGGACTACTTCCTGAACAGCGTGATCGTCACCTCTGTCACCTGCTTTTTGACTGTCTTCCTCAGTGCGCTTGGCGCATATGGCTTGACTCGATTTCAGTTCCGTGGAAAACAGGTGATCCTCATCCTCATTCTCGGCGGCTTGATGCTTTCTCCGCAGGTCAGTCTGATCCCGCTTTACAAGCTGATTCAAAACCTGGGACTGTTCAATACGTACTGGGCGCTGATTATTCCATACGTAGCATACCGTCTCCCCTTTACGATCCTGCTGATCCGGGCGCATTTTCTGACCATTCCGAAAGAAATTGAAGAAGCGGCTTACCTGGACGGCTGCAGCAGCTTTGGTGTCTTCACGCGGGTCTTTCTCCCGCTGAGCACGCCTATTCTGCTCACGTCCACCCTGCTTACCGCCTATTTCTCCTGGAATGAATTTCTCTTCTCGATCATCTTCATCGACGACAACAAACTGAAGACGATCCCGTCCGGACTCATGGCTTTCCGGGATATGCTGCAGACGGATTGGGGCGTCCTGTTGGCGGGCCTGACCATCTCGGCCCTGCCGATCATCCTCCTGTTTCTCTTCATGCAGAAGTACTTTGTCAGAGGGCTCACGACCGGCGGGATCAAAGGATAA
- a CDS encoding extracellular solute-binding protein → MKKFSRFATGLLLVFSLATGCSTTDSAKQQPSNASDGNAVSPASGDQITLRFFHRWPRDPDKTYFEQVVKDFEKEHPQIHIETEAVLNDAYKEKISVLLGTNNPPDIYFSWSGEYAYKFVRGGKALDLTSYAQQDKAWHDQLMASQLEPFSLDGKLYGVPLTIDGKTFFYNKEIFSKLNLQVPKTWSEFITTLQTIKDNGYTPIAFGNKAPWASSHYIGTLNQRMVDESTRKNDYNRATGSFEDPAYVEALAKLQELVPYFNKDANGLDHEFARQMFIDQKAAILYAETAEVRLVEPKTKFQWGFLDFPSIEGGKGNPNYLTGAPEGFMISAATKHPKEAFEFLKYLTSKAQAEKFVKEVGKYSAVKGAVNESTASPLGIEAVHRVTSAEGLALWLDTDLDIKIVDAYLAGTQQMLNGEKTPEEVMQDVRKAAQQVRSQK, encoded by the coding sequence ATGAAGAAGTTTTCCAGATTCGCCACTGGTCTACTGCTCGTTTTTTCTCTCGCAACAGGTTGTTCCACCACTGATTCGGCCAAGCAGCAACCGTCCAACGCTTCCGATGGCAACGCGGTTTCCCCCGCTTCCGGGGACCAAATCACCTTGCGTTTTTTCCACCGCTGGCCGCGCGATCCGGACAAGACCTATTTTGAACAAGTGGTAAAGGACTTCGAAAAGGAGCATCCCCAGATTCACATCGAGACGGAAGCTGTTCTCAATGATGCTTACAAGGAAAAAATCAGCGTACTGCTGGGCACGAACAATCCACCCGACATCTACTTTTCCTGGAGTGGCGAATACGCCTACAAATTCGTACGCGGAGGCAAAGCACTGGATTTGACGAGCTATGCCCAGCAAGACAAGGCGTGGCACGACCAGCTGATGGCGTCACAGCTGGAGCCGTTCAGTCTGGATGGCAAACTGTATGGCGTGCCGCTCACCATCGACGGGAAGACGTTCTTTTACAACAAGGAGATCTTCTCCAAGCTGAACCTGCAAGTTCCGAAGACGTGGTCGGAATTTATCACGACGCTCCAGACGATCAAAGACAACGGGTACACCCCCATCGCTTTCGGAAACAAGGCGCCCTGGGCCTCTTCCCACTACATCGGGACGTTGAACCAGCGCATGGTGGACGAGAGTACCCGCAAGAACGACTACAACCGCGCTACCGGCTCATTCGAGGATCCTGCTTACGTGGAGGCCCTTGCAAAACTGCAGGAGCTCGTCCCGTACTTCAACAAAGACGCAAACGGTTTGGACCATGAGTTCGCCCGGCAGATGTTCATCGATCAAAAAGCAGCCATCCTCTACGCGGAAACGGCTGAAGTCCGCCTGGTAGAACCAAAGACAAAGTTCCAGTGGGGCTTCCTCGACTTTCCTTCCATCGAAGGTGGCAAAGGAAATCCCAACTATTTGACCGGCGCGCCGGAAGGCTTCATGATCTCCGCAGCTACCAAACACCCGAAGGAAGCGTTCGAGTTCCTGAAATATTTGACCTCCAAAGCCCAAGCCGAAAAATTCGTCAAGGAAGTCGGCAAATACAGTGCGGTCAAGGGCGCCGTCAATGAAAGCACCGCATCACCGCTCGGCATCGAGGCCGTGCATCGGGTGACCAGTGCGGAAGGCTTGGCGCTGTGGCTCGACACCGATCTGGATATCAAGATCGTCGATGCTTATCTGGCCGGGACCCAGCAGATGCTGAACGGAGAAAAAACACCGGAAGAGGTCATGCAGGACGTACGCAAGGCAGCGCAGCAGGTTCGCTCGCAGAAATAG